In one Salipiger abyssi genomic region, the following are encoded:
- a CDS encoding MmcB family DNA repair protein: MTLAPDSPLMPGQWLARGVCRHLSAGHGFSVIEEFVPERGKRVDVMALGPKGEIWVVECKSSRADFLSDGKWQGYLDWCDRYFWAVDSEFPTELLPEGTGLIIADGYDAEILRMGPETKLAGARRNALIRRFAVHAARRLQALRDPGAALDGWG; the protein is encoded by the coding sequence CCCTGATGCCGGGCCAATGGCTGGCCCGCGGCGTCTGCCGTCACCTTTCCGCCGGGCATGGTTTCTCGGTGATCGAGGAATTCGTGCCCGAACGCGGCAAGCGCGTCGATGTGATGGCGCTGGGGCCGAAGGGCGAAATCTGGGTGGTGGAATGCAAGAGCAGCCGCGCCGATTTCCTCTCGGACGGCAAATGGCAGGGCTATCTCGACTGGTGCGACCGCTATTTCTGGGCGGTGGATTCGGAGTTTCCCACCGAGCTGCTGCCCGAGGGCACCGGGCTGATCATCGCCGATGGCTATGACGCGGAAATCCTGCGCATGGGGCCGGAGACGAAGCTCGCGGGCGCGCGGCGCAATGCGCTGATCCGGCGGTTTGCGGTGCATGCGGCGCGGCGGTTGCAGGCGCTGCGCGATCCCGGCGCCGCGCTCGACGGCTGGGGCTGA
- a CDS encoding DUF6324 family protein gives MGINTERDLEANLQIGPTDHGMVRLFVSAGEMEMPMDFDPEEAEEIAEELRAAAAAARKVKTKR, from the coding sequence ATGGGTATCAACACCGAACGCGATCTCGAAGCGAATTTGCAGATCGGACCGACCGATCACGGCATGGTCCGGCTGTTCGTCAGCGCGGGCGAGATGGAGATGCCGATGGATTTCGATCCCGAAGAGGCGGAGGAGATCGCCGAAGAGCTTCGCGCCGCCGCCGCCGCCGCGCGCAAGGTCAAGACGAAGCGCTGA
- a CDS encoding GNAT family N-acetyltransferase has translation MTAPVLKPYTAADRPWLVEAHGRLYARDEGFDESFPALVDEILRGFEAGHDPAREAGWIAWQSGRRLGSIFCVRLDDDTAKLRLFLLDPAARGKGLGRHLLDTCMAFARARGYRRMTLWTHESHRAACALYARNGFACISATPVRSFGVELVEQHWERAL, from the coding sequence ATGACCGCGCCCGTGCTGAAACCCTATACCGCCGCCGACCGCCCCTGGCTGGTCGAGGCCCATGGCCGGCTCTATGCCCGCGACGAGGGGTTCGACGAGAGCTTTCCGGCGCTGGTGGACGAGATCCTGCGCGGCTTCGAGGCCGGGCACGACCCGGCGCGCGAGGCCGGCTGGATCGCCTGGCAGAGCGGGCGGCGCCTCGGCAGCATCTTCTGCGTGCGGCTCGACGACGACACCGCAAAGCTGCGGCTCTTCCTGCTCGACCCCGCCGCGCGCGGCAAGGGGCTGGGCCGGCACCTGCTCGACACCTGCATGGCATTCGCCCGCGCCCGCGGATACCGCCGCATGACCCTCTGGACCCATGAAAGCCACCGCGCCGCCTGCGCACTTTATGCCCGCAACGGCTTTGCCTGCATCAGCGCGACCCCGGTGCGCAGCTTTGGCGTCGAGCTCGTGGAACAGCATTGGGAACGTGCACTTTAG